From the genome of Vibrio porteresiae DSM 19223, one region includes:
- a CDS encoding DUF2057 family protein, translated as MKNFWSIGCLSLGLALSSTAFADVKLEFPDTVNLLVTNMQTPKVSGSLLDNNKSITLPNGVNQVVFQFTPDFLDKNDYKKVYSHIVVARFDAKDDTLVLKMPKYKSYYDAKVNIEKMTWQLHSSKTDKDINVVDDKLSVTGFVLGRDYTNEVMEYNRAGGKAAVAVSYVTVNTDKPVLGDSGKTVKVATEQHLKVGTLSELQRLYLQSSAQDRKAFRKWIVDQE; from the coding sequence ATGAAAAATTTTTGGAGTATCGGGTGTTTGAGTCTGGGATTGGCACTATCTTCTACTGCCTTTGCCGATGTTAAACTAGAGTTCCCCGATACAGTGAACCTTTTAGTAACAAATATGCAGACGCCGAAAGTTAGTGGGAGCTTGTTGGATAACAATAAGTCAATTACCCTGCCTAACGGTGTTAATCAGGTGGTATTTCAATTTACACCTGACTTCTTAGATAAGAATGATTACAAAAAGGTTTATAGTCACATCGTTGTTGCTCGCTTTGATGCAAAAGACGACACTTTGGTTTTGAAGATGCCAAAGTACAAAAGCTACTACGACGCAAAAGTGAATATCGAAAAGATGACGTGGCAGTTGCATTCCAGCAAGACAGACAAAGATATCAACGTTGTTGACGATAAATTGAGTGTAACTGGTTTCGTGTTAGGTCGTGACTACACTAATGAAGTGATGGAATACAATCGCGCTGGTGGTAAAGCCGCAGTGGCTGTCAGCTATGTTACGGTTAATACAGATAAACCGGTTCTTGGTGATTCAGGAAAAACCGTAAAAGTAGCCACTGAACAGCATTTAAAAGTCGGTACTTTATCTGAACTTCAACGTTTGTATCTGCAGTCTTCAGCACAAGATCGCAAAGCATTCCGCAAATGGATTGTCGACCAAGAGTAA
- a CDS encoding porin gives MKKTLLALAVLAAAGSVNAAEIVKNDSGSVNFYGQIREAMTYSHSNDESKTAADAGSSRAGINASWKLTDDLNLIGKAEFGIVSSMKSRQNWIGVSSDDYGSLYVGRTALLADDVYGAEYSWYYGISDKALYDTDLANDYFYQDNAINYDFIKDNYFVRAQYNLAEKDSAAKQASIFVGSTMGDLSFHSGIVYFENNTTTTSQAANATTGVVTETSTKNDTESLSTEVTVEYKLDALTLGATYAHINRTEGNTDNNSNGYNLGAMYKLSDATTVYGGYQYVEMQDKSNADIQNSYVGVSYRPVTWALTYVEYGYNDTESAAAVNALAVGARVYW, from the coding sequence ATGAAAAAGACTCTTTTAGCACTAGCAGTGCTTGCAGCAGCAGGTTCTGTTAACGCAGCAGAAATCGTTAAAAACGACAGCGGTTCAGTAAACTTCTACGGTCAAATCCGTGAAGCAATGACTTACTCTCACTCAAATGATGAGTCTAAGACTGCTGCTGATGCAGGTTCTTCTCGTGCTGGTATCAACGCATCTTGGAAACTAACTGACGACCTAAACCTAATCGGTAAAGCCGAGTTCGGTATTGTTAGCTCAATGAAAAGCCGCCAAAACTGGATCGGTGTGTCTAGTGATGATTACGGTTCTCTATACGTTGGTCGTACAGCTCTACTAGCTGATGACGTGTACGGTGCAGAGTACTCTTGGTACTACGGTATTTCTGATAAAGCTCTATACGATACAGACCTAGCAAACGACTACTTCTATCAAGACAACGCAATCAACTACGATTTTATCAAAGATAACTACTTCGTACGTGCTCAGTACAACCTGGCTGAAAAAGATTCTGCTGCTAAACAAGCGTCTATCTTTGTTGGTTCAACTATGGGTGATTTGAGCTTCCACTCTGGTATCGTTTACTTCGAAAACAATACTACAACAACTTCTCAAGCAGCTAACGCTACAACAGGTGTTGTAACTGAAACTTCAACTAAGAATGACACAGAGTCTCTATCTACTGAAGTTACTGTAGAATACAAACTAGACGCTCTAACTCTAGGTGCAACATACGCACACATCAACCGTACAGAAGGTAACACTGACAACAATTCTAACGGTTACAACCTTGGTGCAATGTACAAACTGTCTGACGCAACTACTGTATACGGTGGCTACCAATACGTTGAAATGCAAGACAAATCAAACGCAGACATCCAAAACAGCTACGTAGGTGTTAGCTACCGTCCTGTAACATGGGCTCTGACTTATGTTGAATACGGTTACAACGACACTGAAAGCGCAGCTGCTGTGAATGCTCTAGCAGTTGGTGCTCGCGTTTACTGGTAA